The genomic window atacctactacttGATCTAAAAGACCGGCATAAGTACAAGGAGTTAATAGAACACTCGCATAATCAAAATCTCtatctaaaatacaaaaacatgattgattattaatgttaGGTTTTCCTCTTTCCGTGAAAAatctattcaataatttataaacagcaGTAGATGATTTTCCATTTACACATACGGTCTTAGGAAACCCAAAAACCATAAAAGCTGTCCATAGAGCTTTAGCAACAGGTATTAACAACGATTGATTTTCTTCGACAAACACATTTTTGTAGAAATCTATCATTTCTAATGAAAGTAATGAGTCTCCTAAATGGATGAAATCccattgaaattcaaatatttgaatgtaCCCATAGACACCTTCTTcttcaaattgtttttctatagTAATCAATGACCTAGGaacaagaataattttaataatatcttcagCTAAGCTTTTCATACTTAAACATGAATTAATGAgatcacaaataatttttgttgctGGTAAATTCGATGACACTAAAAAGACACACTGTCGATTGGTAATAGGGTTGACTGATTCTTGCAGTTTATACACTTTTTCTACCCCGTAAAgcctttaataaaaatatattttatgaatcatcattatttataatttcaagaaAATCATACCTTAAGCTTTTCATatcaataaacatttcaaGAGGTTTGAAAAGTCTATGTTCTACAACTAAGTCTTTGGGTCCAGGCATATCTTTCagtatattgattaaatttgtgTGGGATATTTGAGGAAAAGCATTTAACATCTTATTgtcaaacataattaatatttttatttatacaatttaaagataagaataaaataataaaaacatttaaatatttattttgtactaatTTTGATATGAATCTATAAGTTCTGGTGCATACAGAaaacaataagaaataaaaaaactttaaagttatggcataattattttaactatattaattaatatatattatataatgactaatgagtatAACGCTTTAGTTTAGAACTTTTAGACTTTAGTACGTACTTACTACTTAAGTATAAAGTAGGATCAaggatattatacataatacatagtacAATACCAATACCCTATCATTCTTACCAGCCCTACCTACTATCCGAAACTTATCATATCATTCCacagatatagataatattaatattggtgataataatgattgtattaaccttaaaatattattgataatttctaaatgataagaaagttcatttttattttttaaaagcaagAGCAAACAtcaattaactatatacattaaatattttaaatgtaaaccaAAGTGatgctattttttttggtattataattgaataattaaatttaggaacgcattaaattagatttttatatagttaagttagtcaattattatttcaaaatgttgttTGTTTCACGTTGCACAAGATTGTGTCAAAACATAATACCAAAACACAAGAACTGTGCACTAACTAGAGTACCTAGTCGAAAtggttatattgtattgtaagtAAACCAAGAAAATATCAATGAAtgctaaaaatgatttaaagacttataaaaagattttaaaattccttacataaaagattaaattaaatattaatacaacaataattaatacttttctaTTCCAAATTGTCTTAGTATTTGAatgagttaaataaataattatcattgtctTAGATTGCCAGAAATCAGTAAAGATTTAACAGAAAGTCTCTTACAAGTAAATGCTGATCATCCAAATTTTACGGGCTTAGATGTTAAAAAGTGTGAAAACACAATTAGTAATCAGTTTATTGACTTTGAATGTGGTATTCGCGATATTGAAGATTACCTTAACTCAGGTAAATGATTTTGTGTAATGATTATTAAGAAACTTACCATATAACTTTTGAACtgttaatgtttttagttGAAGATGGAAAATATGACTTATTCAAAGATGTATTAGAACCAATAGAAAatctaagtattaaatttgatcaaATGTGGgctgtattaaaaacattatatttagccGATATGTCAGTAATGCCAGCTCGAATATATTATCCAATACACAACAAAGCATGTATGTCTCATACCACAAAATACAATAGCAAACCTATTTATGAAGCATGTaaagttagtatttttttttttaaacttaattattttgtttgaataaatatcaataaattacaactTTGTTGTTTATAGAAAGCAGATTTGTCTAAATTGACAGAAGAACAAGTAGcagttgtaaataaatttattaaagaagGAAAACTCAATGGACTTGAACTTAGTGAAAAGTtagattattcatttaaagcaaataaacaaaaatgcagTGCTAAGCAAAAGTACTTTAAAATTCGTTTAGAAGTAAGATTAATCTatgtaaactatataaatatattcaactaaaggatataatttctaaattataatgattttaaaatattatgaatgtatatCATTTAATGTGTTACCTTAATTGGATTAAGCTTGATCATTgtgatctaaaaaaaaattatctttgcaCAACTAACCATTATACTTGTTTAGAATTTTGGTTTAGTAATTGATTGCTACAcataataatgtgattttataaactatacactatatacaatgatttatgataaatatttgtaattgaaatattgttataaaaaaaagtcactggtgaatacttttttttggtGGCAATAATATCTGTAATTATTTCCAAAttgtatatctaaataaatattgtatatttagatGGCATGGAGTCaatttcaacaaataattgataatccACAACTAGTCAAAGATTTTCCAGAAGACCTTTTGACATTAATGgcattaaataagtaaaattgtattctaaattattttttaattaaaaaaatatataatatatatatatattatttgtgttaataTTACAGAGATAATCCTAAGAAACGTCCATGGAAAGTTGCCTTGACATGGGGTATTGCAGAtagatttattaagtattgtcCAGATAGAGATTTACGTTGGAATGTCTGGCAAGCTTATGAGAAAGCTGGTTCACCCGCCGATGAAAAAAGAGAACTTAATAATGGTTTAGAAGTTGAAGAAATCCGAAAATTAAGGtaagtcaaataataattaagaatagtCTTaacaagaattaaaaaaaaaattcaatatttatttatgtatttattcaaatgattGATTAGTATTACTGTAGAGTCTCACTAATCTTGCATCGACTAGATGGGATCAGACTCTATATCTGGTTTATCGAAAATCCAGATTAAATGGAATgcgttttttttaacttactaataattatttttcaaaaaataccttatgtatttatacaaattcaaaatttattgatttttacatttcacattattattattattaatcgtaacaataatatctttGTAATGTGTATTCAGGTATTCttgaatatatacattatacatgagTACTAGAGTAccaaagtacaaaatataagttgTCTGGATTAGTTAGactactgtaataattatttatttattttattaatttttgtttaatactttaataaattatagacttGAAGCTGCTGAAAAATTGGGCTTTAAAAATTACGGTGAACTATCATTGACTACAAAAATGGCACCTTCAATTTCAGCCATAGAAGATACATTATTGACAATATTGGATAAAGGTactgtataacatatattaatatattatataacagagTCTTCAACCTTTTTGGACTCGCTACCCACTTTTTTAGGCCTACATTTTTTGCCATTCACATAagctttgtaattatttttttaccttatatacatttataaatttaattttaattttaaaaataagtcgtATCGCTACTCAATTTAAAGCTTTCATGACCCACCGGTTGAAAACcacttacatataatatagtatattttattttataatactatttttcattatttaatattttatttaatacgtatacatttttgagttgtttagatttgatttattatatgtattattttatgaaattattatttaataaataaatatttatagcaaGACCCTTACAAGACAAAGAAATAGAATCATTAcaacttttttcaaataaaaagggTAATGAATATCCTATTCAAATGTGGGATGTTGGTTACTGGGCaagattacaaaaaaaagaacttTATGGGTAAGTTATGTATCccattaaatgtttttcattgTTGTGTTTTGtccattaatatataatatatattaattttttagttacgaTGAAGTTCAGTGGTCTGAGTATTTCCCTCTAGACCGAGTTTTAGATGGTCTGTTTGAACTATGTAGACGACTCTATGGAATTCGCATTTTAGAAATGCCAAACAGAGCTGACCTCTGGCATCCTGAtgtcaaatattatgaaatattacatGAAAATGACCCTTCTATTGTAGCTGGATTTTATTTAGATCTTTGTTCTcggtatatacctaatataattataaattggtagtgaatatgttttataaaatgtattttcaggCCACAAAAAATGAAAGCTGTTGGTGAACCTGGTTGGTTAGTAACTCATAGGACTGCTTCATCGATaccaaaaaaagtattacCGTTATCAGCTCTAATAATGAACTTTCCATCAGCACAGAATAAAAACCCAAGTTTATTGAGTTTTGACCAAGTGAAAACCTTATTtggaaaagtaaatattttatttgtcgaTACATAACTCAACAActgataatattcataatttttttgtaaaattaaattttagtttggtCATTTACTGCAAAATGTTCTTTGTCAAGTACATTATGCTGAAGTATCGGGTTTAAATAATGTCGAATGGGATGCTGTTGGAATAACCAGtaattttatgattcattggtaattaatatttggtgaaatatgtgtatagctatctatatttatttaaaatatttattattccttTAGGTTGTATGATAAAGAGACATTTGACAGTATTAATAGCCACTACAAGACAGGAAAAAGATTACCAAATGATCAATTGACTGAAATCAAACAACATATGGCTGGATTCAATACTTGTGATGAACTCTACAAATCTATGATTGACTTAAAAATGCATACTatgtaagaatataatattataattttataattttataatataataataagtattgttTAGGAAATactggaattaaaaaaaaaaaaacataaattatattttattattaactgattATCTTTAGTGGCAAAGCTTCATAGGaggaaatgaaataatatttacctacttaaaatacaaacaaataatttggttttagtatatttaaaggaaaaaaagaaattaaaaatttgcataatacatatatatctgttgaaaactttttatttttgtttagttttctTAGAATATTCTTGCTGAGCAAGCCAGCTTTATCTCTTATGGCAAGTCAATCAAGTAAATATCTTagtacaatacaaaaataaatatgagatAATGTAACATTTGTCTCATTCTATCAAGTGTGATATGAATGGGGAATTAGAAAACAGGTGGTGGTTACCTTTCTCCTATGGGTCATGTTtcactgtttatttatttctaattttatttttaagtgatcGTTATGAACTCTTTTATTAATGTCCTGTCAACactgtaaatttgtaataatgattgatttttaatttgttatttgtttatttctggtatgatatttttaagtatgattgtctataatattgtaattttactattttcttttatttcattgCATCTTTAATCATAAACTTAGCCCTTGCCACTGGTAATCTGTTAAtcttaaagaaatatatgttgtataaaaaaaaaaattcttctaAACAAGACTTTTGTGAAATTCTTCGATTtggcaaaaattaattattaaaatgtacaattttaaaaataatggaaaatacttatataatgttagctgactttttttaatattaatttttataaaattttctgCTGAAGGAAAAGAAGAAAGAATAACATCTTTtttctgtaatttatttattttgtttttttaaattattgtgttcTTATTTGTTgtactttttttgtatacaaatattatatttatattttactttatagcAAAACGAATTGGAATGACCTAGTGAAAGAAATGTGGAGTAATTATTATGGATTTCCATTAAGTAAATGGAACAGTTTCCCATGCAGATTTGCTGAGGTTATGTCTAATGAACAAGGGGCAGCAAGTTACTACTCTGGATTATGGTCTAGAATAATAGCAGCTGATGTATTTCAATCATTTAAAGTTCCTGATGAAAGTACTAAAAATTTAGGAAACAAGTAATATTGAAATTGCATCACCATCAATTTTTcatgtttcatatttttggtatttaataattttagcttTCGAGATACCTTTTTTGCATTTGGTGGCAGCTGTCCATCTGGAGAAATATTCAGACGTTTCAAAGGACGAGACCCTAATCCTAAAGCATTTATTAGTGATCTTGGACTCAATAAAGAtgatagtaattaaattatagtttagttATATCTTATgtgttattttgtaaacacatccaaaattaagaatattggTTATGTTTCaatatgtatgaaatattttcaatttaatatacaataaaaagtataaaattaaagtgtttttatttgatttagaaaaaattttgaataataaatacttgaatagtctttagaaatatttatccCTTTATATAAGTACTCATATTTTGTTGTGTCATAGTTGACTGCACACAGCCATagttacacattattattgatttaacacgaaaaacataaaaagggttgataataaaaatgaaatttactttatttttgtataacttaacattatttaatatttagtcatGTCTTACAGAACATATAATGAGTTATGGGCACAAGCTCAATTAACACTAGACGAGGCTACAAAAAATGACTCGAATCTACTTACATCTAAAACTAATAAAGATAAAGTTGTTGTGTTCAAAGAGTTGTCTACTGTCATggttagttatattttatctattaataaattggaCGAATGTTATGATCAAGTTATTCAACCTCAGAAACGAATACTTATTAGAAACATTCTGGAATTATCTTTGGGGCGTTATTTAGAACTAAAAAATGACATGGtcaatttgaactataatgaATTTACTTACTTGGACTCAGCCATAGCACAGCTTGGGTTATTGCCACAGGATGTAGAACTAACAATACCATCACATTATCGAAATGAAAGGCTTAAAACAATTGAATGGCAGAGTAATTTTATCGATGAAGTATTGAAGAAAACGGGTTTTTATGAAGAAGAGAAAATTGAAGTTGATATGCCCATCCGACAagcaatattattgatacaaaaACATGAGAGGGCACGACAGGGACGAATGAGGGCTCAATTCATGAAGGAAGTTAGAGCCATGAACAAACCTGATGCTGGAGACGTGGAACTTAGTGATAATGCAAGAAAAGCTGCAATGAAAATACAGAGAGTATGGCGAGGTTTTATAACGCGGAGAAAAATAAGAAGCAGAGTTGTTGAAGAAATGTTGTTGATTGGCATGTTACCCCCTAACTCAATTGACACTGAAGAACAACAAAAAGCTGAAGAGGTTAAAAGTGCTAGAAGAATTGTTCAAACAAAACGACAGAAAGAATATGAATTAGCACTAATACAAGAAAAAGAGAaagtattagttttattaatttatttttttatttgtgatttaataatttcttaataaaataatgaaacttaAAAGATTAAAGACCACGTAAAGGAAAAAATGAAAGAAGATATAAGAGACGAAGTAAGAGCATGGTACATGGGAGTTAAATCACAAACGGGTAAATTTCCAGATTTACCATCAGAAGAAAGTGGTGGATCTGCAGTAATTTATACTAGATACAAAACTGCCAGTTCTCATAGTAAATCAACTAGTCAATCATCATCTAAAGGAACCAAGAGTTAGTttagttgattttattatagtagacATAAGTTTGTTTTGCATGTGtttgtaatgttataaaataaattattttcattaggtCATAAAAGCAAATCAATTGCGGGAAAAGAGTCTAAGgaagaagttaaaaaaaaagctgaTGAAGAAGATGCTGGTTTCAAAATGGGACCTTCAAATTTTCTTCAAGAACTCATGTTGGCTAGTTCAGAATATGAAGAAGTATGGAAAGGAATGGATGAATCAAAAAACACTAgtcaaatgtatattaaaagtattgtaaAGGCTCAAAAAGTAGCTGAAGTAGAGCGAGAACTACGGAAGGTAACTTGGTGGatataatgatacaaaaaTCTTCTGagtggattaaaaaaaaaaaaatgatttttttcacaattagATAGTTGATGTACATTTGAGAGCTGaacttgaaattttacaaaacgCACTCGATAAAGATAATGCTATTCGTATCAAAAGGtcaaagaaacaaaaaaaagtaaaaaggaGTAGCAAAAAAGCAAAGAAAAAACGTGACAAGGATTTAACTCCTGATAGAac from Aphis gossypii isolate Hap1 chromosome 1, ASM2018417v2, whole genome shotgun sequence includes these protein-coding regions:
- the LOC114123237 gene encoding dynein regulatory complex protein 11 isoform X1, whose amino-acid sequence is MSYRTYNELWAQAQLTLDEATKNDSNLLTSKTNKDKVVVFKELSTVMVSYILSINKLDECYDQVIQPQKRILIRNILELSLGRYLELKNDMVNLNYNEFTYLDSAIAQLGLLPQDVELTIPSHYRNERLKTIEWQSNFIDEVLKKTGFYEEEKIEVDMPIRQAILLIQKHERARQGRMRAQFMKEVRAMNKPDAGDVELSDNARKAAMKIQRVWRGFITRRKIRSRVVEEMLLIGMLPPNSIDTEEQQKAEEVKSARRIVQTKRQKEYELALIQEKEKIKDHVKEKMKEDIRDEVRAWYMGVKSQTGKFPDLPSEESGGSAVIYTRYKTASSHSKSTSQSSSKGTKSHKSKSIAGKESKEEVKKKADEEDAGFKMGPSNFLQELMLASSEYEEVWKGMDESKNTSQMYIKSIVKAQKVAEVERELRKIVDVHLRAELEILQNALDKDNAIRIKRSKKQKKVKRSSKKAKKKRDKDLTPDRTLESLFEELVMNGIIHKYPAIRLSSFKGDASYAGCDVMRWDNDPSPTLGDVRHAVRDSCVLPMLSDQIHQAGPAVRSVLIAGAHGSGKHMLVNAVCTELGATLFDLTSANIVGKYPGKSGLTMLLHLVNKVARLLQPSVIFIEDAEKTFMKKVPKTDKTDPKRLKKDLPKLVKAIAPTDRILLLGTSCCPWDCDQKSLTGTYGKIIVIPRPDYASLYYIWNDLLFQYSGLSRKFDVSSLAKLSDGYSIGTIIKVLQEVMTCKRVLQLTIRPLMHVEILNALARHDPIYKEEDEAFNQWYSRTPLGRRKQKALDAEVERRMIENDKHSGAK
- the LOC114123221 gene encoding oligopeptidase A; amino-acid sequence: MLFVSRCTRLCQNIIPKHKNCALTRVPSRNGYIVLLPEISKDLTESLLQVNADHPNFTGLDVKKCENTISNQFIDFECGIRDIEDYLNSVEDGKYDLFKDVLEPIENLSIKFDQMWAVLKTLYLADMSVMPARIYYPIHNKACMSHTTKYNSKPIYEACKKADLSKLTEEQVAVVNKFIKEGKLNGLELSEKLDYSFKANKQKCSAKQKYFKIRLEMAWSQFQQIIDNPQLVKDFPEDLLTLMALNKDNPKKRPWKVALTWGIADRFIKYCPDRDLRWNVWQAYEKAGSPADEKRELNNGLEVEEIRKLRLEAAEKLGFKNYGELSLTTKMAPSISAIEDTLLTILDKARPLQDKEIESLQLFSNKKGNEYPIQMWDVGYWARLQKKELYGYDEVQWSEYFPLDRVLDGLFELCRRLYGIRILEMPNRADLWHPDVKYYEILHENDPSIVAGFYLDLCSRPQKMKAVGEPGWLVTHRTASSIPKKVLPLSALIMNFPSAQNKNPSLLSFDQVKTLFGKFGHLLQNVLCQVHYAEVSGLNNVEWDAVGITSNFMIHWLYDKETFDSINSHYKTGKRLPNDQLTEIKQHMAGFNTCDELYKSMIDLKMHTIKTNWNDLVKEMWSNYYGFPLSKWNSFPCRFAEVMSNEQGAASYYSGLWSRIIAADVFQSFKVPDESTKNLGNNFRDTFFAFGGSCPSGEIFRRFKGRDPNPKAFISDLGLNKDDSN
- the LOC114123237 gene encoding dynein regulatory complex protein 11 isoform X2, whose translation is MSYRTYNELWAQAQLTLDEATKNDSNLLTSKTNKDKVVVFKELSTVMVSYILSINKLDECYDQVIQPQKRILIRNILELSLGRYLELKNDMVNLNYNEFTYLDSAIAQLGLLPQDVELTIPSHYRNERLKTIEWQSNFIDEVLKKTGFYEEEKIEVDMPIRQAILLIQKHERARQGRMRAQFMKEVRAMNKPDAGDVELSDNARKAAMKIQRVWRGFITRRKIRSRVVEEMLLIGMLPPNSIDTEEQQKAEEVKSARRIVQTKRQKEYELALIQEKEKIKDHVKEKMKEDIRDEVRAWYMGVKSQTGKFPDLPSEESGGSAVIYTRYKTASSHSKSTSQSSSKGTKSHKSKSIAGKESKEEVKKKADEEDAGFKMGPSNFLQELMLASSEYEEVWKGMDESKNTSQMYIKSIVKAQKVAEVERELRKIVDVHLRAELEILQNALDKDNAIRIKRSKKQKKVKRSSKKAKKKRDKDLTPDRTLESLFEELVMNGIIHKYPAIRLSSFKGDASYAGCDVMRWDNDPSPTLGDVRHAVRDSCVLPMLSDQIHQAGPAVRSVLIAGAHGSGKHMLVNAVCTELGATLFDLTSANIVGKYPGKSGLTMLLHLVNKVARLLQPSVIFIEDAEKTFMKKVPKTDKTDPKRLKKDLPKLVKAIAPTDRV